In Nicotiana tabacum cultivar K326 chromosome 19, ASM71507v2, whole genome shotgun sequence, one DNA window encodes the following:
- the LOC107829128 gene encoding uncharacterized protein LOC107829128 produces the protein MAASSSSSASDSSSSSGHRDRKRHRRHRKDKDKDALKVLKKSRSHTKRRRSRHSSSDSYSSSSSSEDYSSSDSEREAVNSSKRHRQKDRATKKKDKERGKSHRQKRHKLKTKEKQQEESSGPVQLSKFLGRDKDDGVRRSAVSGKKILLKLDKTKEDKEAESKRNELLKFLNASYD, from the exons ATGGCCGCCTCATCGTCCTCATCGGCGTCGGACTCTTCGTCGTCTTCTGGTCACCGGGATCGTAAGCGTCATCGGCGCCACCGAAAAGACAAAGATAAGGACGCTCTCAAGGTTCTCAAGAAGAGCCGCTCTCACACCAAACGTCGTCGTAGCCGTCATTCATCCTCCGACAGctattcttcttcctcttcctctgaAGACTACAG TTCTTCAGACAGTGAACGTGAAGCAGTCAACAGTTCAAAAAGACACAGACAGAAAGATAGAGCCACTAAG AAGAAGGATAAAGAGAGAGGGAAAAGTCACAGGCAAAAACGTCATAAGCTTAAAACTAAAGAG AAGCAGCAGGAGGAAAGTAGTGGTCCTGTGCAGCTTTCTAAG TTTTTGGGGCGTGATAAGGATGATGGCGTCCGTCGGAGTGCTGTCTCTGGCAAAAAG ATTCTCTTGAAGCTAGACAAGACAAAGGAGGACAAGGAAGCAGAGAGTAAACGAAATGAATTACTCAAATTCCTGAATGCAAGTTatgattga
- the LOC107829120 gene encoding uncharacterized protein LOC107829120 — protein MNFTTLFLALCLFLQGVLGDLICEELPEEMCTFSIASSGKRCLLESHVSSEGNLEMECQTSEVFATNKMQEYIETDECIGACGVDRQSLGLSSDSLLDSKFIAKLCSAQCYNNCPNIVDLYSNLASAEGISLHGLCLSQKTRAHHGTSQLLSSGAAAKAPVYAAGPVSAAAPPPSEY, from the exons ATGAACTTCACTACTCTCTTCCTTGCTTTATGCCTCTTCCTCCAAGGAGTTCTTG GTGATTTGATATGCGAGGAATTACCAGAGGAAATGTGTACGTTCTCAATAGCAAGCAGTGGAAAGAGGTGTTTGCTGGAGAGTCACGTTTCTAGCGAAGGAAATCTGGAAATGGAATGCCAAACTTCAGAAGTGTTTGCAACTAATAAAATGCAGGAATATATAGAGACAGATGAATGCATTGGTGCATGTGGTGTTGACAGGCAATCTCTTGGCCTGTCTTCAGACTCCCTTCTTGATTCTAAATTCATTGCCAAACTTTGCTCAGCACAGTGTTACAACAATTGTCCCAATATTGTTGATCTTTACTCCAATTTGGCTTCTGCTGAAG GAATATCTTTGCATGGACTATGTTTGTCGCAGAAAACTCGTGCACACCATGGAacgtctcaacttctgagctctGGTGCTGCTGCTAAGGCTCCAGTTTATGCTGCTGGTCCAGTTTCTGCTGCAGCTCCTCCTCCTTctgaatattga